The genomic window CGTGGCTGGGTAGCTCAGTTGGTACGAGCGTCCGCCTGAAAAGCGGAAGGTCGCCGGTTCGACCCCGGCCCCAGCCACCGCAACCCTGAACAGGGCATACGCCCCCTCTGAAGATCATTCGGAGGGGGCGTTTTCGTGCCGGTTACGCCAACCCGTACGCCAACGGTTCTCAGGACAGGGTGTCCCCGAGCTTCCTGAGCGCCTTGCGCTGCTCGTCCAACGAGGCGTGGGCGTAGACCTTCATCGTCACGCCGATGTCGCTGTGCCCCACGATCTGCCGGACGATGTGCGGCGGCACTCCCAGGTCCAGCAGGAGTGAGACTGCCGAGTGCCGGAGATCGTGGAACCGGATCTCCAGCCCGAGCCGCTTCCGGAGCGGGTACCAGCTCCTCCGGAGGTTGTCCGGTTCCAGCGGGGTGCCGATCCGAGAGGTGAAGATCAGCCCGTTCTCCTTCCACTCGATGCCTGCCACCGCCCGCTCCTGCGCCTGCCGCTCACGGTGCTCGGTGAGCACCTTCACGACAACCGGCGGGAGCGGGACCGTGCGGACCGAGGCCGCGGTCTTGGGCTGGACCAGCCGGAGCTCCCCGTCGACGCGCTGGAGGGCCCGGTCCACGGTCAGCGTCTCGCGGTCGAGGTCGACCGCGTCCCAGCGGAGTCCCAGAACCTCACCCCGGCGCATCCCCAGGACCAGGGCGAGCACGTAGAGCGCGTGCAGCCGGTCCCCTGCGGACTCCCGGAGCAGGAGACGGGCGGAGGCCACGCTGAGCCCTTTTCCCGTGTCGTACGACGGCGTGGGCACCTGCACGAGCTGGGCGACGTTCCGCACGATCAGTTCCTCTCGGACGGCGTTCTGGAGGGCGTTCCGGAGCACGGCGTGGATGGACTGCACCATGCGGCGGGAGAGAAGCGAGCGGCAGCACTCCTTCGGCTTCGCGGCGCAGCACTCAGGCTCCCGGCGGTCCTTGTCCCACCCGTGCTTGCAGCACTGGCACTCCCCCGACACCGCCGCGAGCCAGGTGCGAACCTCCGCGGCCCGAAGCGTCCGGATCTTCTTGCGCCCGAGTCCGGGCACGAGGTGGACGCGCGCCACGCTCTCGTAGCCCTGGTACGTCTTCGGCCGGCGGTTGACCCGGACAACCGTGGCCAGCCAGTAGGTGAGGTAGTCCTCCAGCCTCATGTTCGTGTCGGGCACCGGAATGCCCTGGTTCTCCTGCGACTGAAGGTTGGTGATCTTCTCCCGCACGTCGTCGCGGGTCTTGCCATAGACCGAGACCCGCTTACGGATGCCGCTGGTCGTCGTCACGTACACGCGGCCGTGGTACGTGCCGTCCTTACGGATCGTGATGCTGCCTTCGCCGTTGGCGCGCTTGGCCATCAGGCGGCCTCCTCCAGTCGGTTCTTCATGTACGTGGCGAGCGCGTCCGCCGGGATCCGGCGGGAGCGCCCTTCGGTGAAGCTCGGGAGCCGCTTGGTCCGGATCAGGTCGTAGACCTTGAAGCGGCTCATTCGGAGTGCGCTCATGACCTCAGGCACGGTCAGGGCCTGGTGACTTGTGGGCAGGGCGGAGCTCATGCGGTGACTCCTAGGGGCGGTCCGTCGGGGGGCCTCTCTGAGGGCCGCTACTTCCGCTACCGCCGCTACCTCGCAGGTCAGGGGCCTGTTGGAGGTAGCGGGAAGGGGTAGCGGTAGCGGATAGGTAGCGGCGGGGTAGCGGCAACCGAGGCCGGTTGCCGCTACCTCATCAGCGCTGGTCAGGCCACGTTTTCCGTGCCGGGTAGCGGAGGTAGCGGACTTTCCGGGGGTGGGGGGCAGTAGCGGGCCCACGCGTCCCAGAGATCGGCGGCGTAGTAGCCCTTCAGGACGCTCCCGGCGGCCTTGATGTTGCGGGAGGCGATGGGCTCGTTGTCGGCCGTCATGTACTCCGCGAGCATCTTCGACAGGCGCCGGTTGTCGAGCGGCTTGCCGTTGAGGTCGGCCCACGGTGCGTCGTCGAGGGCGTTGAGCCGGTCCAGGATGGCGACGGTGGGCAGGCGGTCGATACCGACCATGACGTGATCACGCAGGTCGGTCAGCAGCCGAACGCCCAGACTGCCCTTGTCGTTCACCTTGGATGCGGTCACCAGCGTCACGCATGCCCCACGTGCCCGCTCGGGCCAGTGGCCGCCGACCGCGTCGGCGATGGCGATCAGGGGTTCCCACACGTCCGCCGGCCGGTCGGTCACCCCGTCCGGCATGTCCGGCCACGCACCCATGACGAACCCCCGCGCTTGCTCTGCCCACGTGGCGAGTCGATCTCGGAGTTTGTGCCCCTCCGCTTCGTGGATGCGGGCTCGGAAAGGCTCCACCTTCTCGTTCCTGGCCCGGCGGCGCATGCGGATGATGACGGAGCGGCTCAGGATCGTGTCCGGCAGCGAACCGAGACCGGCGACCGCCACCGCGCAGTACGACGGGAACGCCTGCACTGTTTGCTGCCCACCGTCTCCGATGCACCGGTAGGTGACCCCGGTGCGACGGTGTCCGGCGTTGAGGAACCCCCGCAGTTCCTCGTTGTCCCCCGCCTTGGGACCGAAGACAGTGTCGATCTCATCGAACAGAATCGTTGGCTTGCCATCGCCCCCGGAGACGGACCGGAACAGAGCGGCGGCGGACGCATTGACCGCGGTCATGGGCTGCGGCACGAGGGTTTCCACGATCTCCAGCGCCCGGGTCTTGCCCGACCCCGGTTCCGGGGAGAGGAAGGCGATGCGGGGAGTGGAGTCGAAGCAGTCGAGCAGGTGGGCGTGCGCGTCCCACAGGGCCACGGCGACGTAGGCGGCTTCGGTGGGAAAGACGTTGAAGCGACGGTGGAAGGCTTCCACCTCGTCGAGCAGCGCGGCGCCGTCGATGGGGCTGGTCATGCGGCGGCCCTTCCTTCCTGGGAGCGGCGCAGGGGGCATACGTCTCGGTGGGCGGCGTGGTCCTCGATCAGGGCGAGCACCCGGGGCTTGCCGATGGCGCTGCGGTCGCGTCCGCACATGCAGCGCGAGGTGGCGGTGGGGACGGCGCCGCGCGGGGCGACGATGTGCAGCCACGCGACGGGGCGGCGTCCGTCGTCGCCGTGCGGATCAGAACTACAAGCAGTTCGGACGCCCTTGCGGGCGGCGCCTTTCGGCTCGCCCGCAGCCGTCTGGTCCACAGGCTGTGGAGCGGCTGACTGGCCGGACGTGGTGGACGTGATGCTCTTCAGGCGGGGGCGGGAGGGGGTGTTCATGCCGTCTCCGACCTGCGGCTGTTGTGGGTGATGGACCAGTTCAGGGCGCTGCGGAGAGTGGAGCGGCACTCGGAGACGGTGAGTCCGGCCGTCTCGCCCGCCTCCTGAAGAGCGTCCTCGACCGTGTGTCGGGGAAGGTCGCCCCACGCGACGAACCGCCCCAAGGCGCGCGCCGCCCGGAACAAAGCTGCTTCCCGCGCTCCGAGTTGCGACATGGCGACGTTCCGCGCCTCGTTGGCGAGTGCTACATCCGCATATCGACGAGATTGCTCCGCAACAGCCCTTGAGGGAGCCTGAGACGCCTTGAGGGCCGGTTGCAGGATGGTGTGGAGCCACGGGGGCAGAGCGGCGGGCACAGGGGCACACAGGGCCTCGTAGTGTCCGGCGGGGAGGGTGCTGCCCGCGGCGACGACGTAGCCGCCTCGCGCTCGGGTGTCGACCGAATCGGCCACCGTGCCCGCCGTGTTGCCCAGACGGACGCCGGGCGGGACGGTGAAGTAGAGATGCGTTCCACCGCTTGCAGTCCGCACCCGGTAGGTCTCGGGGACGGCTTGCCCGGCGCGCTCGCAGAGCGCTCCAAAGGTCGCCGCGCCGTTAGGCGCGTCCGAACTGCCCTTGTGCTCTGGCGTGTCCAGGTCGACGACGACCAGACCTGAGGGACCCGTGGCGATGCCGACGTTGAATGGAGCCCGCGACCACGCGGCGTGGATGCGGTCGGGGGCGGTAGTGGCGCGCTGTTCCCACTTCTGATGCCCGTCGGCGCACTCGCCGGTTCCGGCGCAGGTGCCCTTGCCGTGCAGGGCGGGGCGCTTGGTGCCGGGGCGGAGGGGGAAGACGTGCCAGCCGTGTTGGGCGGCGTCCAGCGCCGCACGCAGCAGCGCGGGACGGGGGTCATGGGTCATGCTGGATGTCTCCAGTTCCTTGATGGGTGACTGGCTGGCAAGGGCGACCGCGCATCTTTGGCGAGAGCGGGCGGTCGCCCTTGGCGTAGCTAGCTGTGGAAGTGGTTGCGCTTGATGACGGCCTTGCGGATGTTGACCGTGGTGGCGCCCTGGTGGCCGCTCGCGCTGAAGATCTGCACGGCGATCCAGCCGCCGAAGATGACGGCGGCGAGGATGATGAGCTGCTGCACGAGCGCGGCGAGCGCGGCGATGAACGAGGTGAGCAGGAGCAGTCCGCCGCACACTGCAAGGAAGCCGATGCCCCCGAGGGCGACGTTCACGGCCGCCCGCGAGACGGGCGGCTTGGCCGTGACCGGTTCCGGGCGGGCGGGTTCGATGGCGTAGCCGGTGACGACGCGGCCGTCGGGGAGGACGATGCTCGCCACGGCCGGGACCGTGCCCGGCTGCACCGGTACGACCGGTGCCGGGACGGCGACGGCGGGGGTGATCGGGGTGGGGTGGTGGACTTCCACGGCCCGCTCTGTGGCCGTGTGGCTGGGCTTGTCGGGGTGCATGTGGAATCCCTTCCGGAGGTGAGCCAGGGAGGCAACGGCACCCCCTTGAGGGGGCGTTGTGGAGGGGGTTTCTGGGGTGCTGACCTGCGGGCCTCCCTGACTCCCTGGACGATCATTTGTGCTGGTCAGGGCCAGGGAAGCGGGTCAGGGAGGGAGTGAGGGAGTTCTCCCTGTCTCCCTGACCCGTCGGCGGTGCGCTCCCTGCCGTCAGCCGGTGGAAGCGGAACCCTCGTTGTTGCGGTTGGTGAGGGCGCGGGCGACGCGTTCGCGGGCGACGACCATGACGCCGTCGGACTTGTACGGTTCGGCGCCGGCGCCGTCGAGGACGCGCTTGAGGTCGATGAACGACCAGCTGCCGTAGGCGTCGGCGTTGCGTGTGGCGAGCCGCGCGAGGACGTCTTTGGTCCGCACGCGGGGTGCGTCGCCGATGACGGCGGCGATGTCGGCGAGCGGATCGTGCTCTGTACCGCGGTCGATGGCGTGCAGGGTGGTGACGCCGTCGCGCAGGGCTTTGGCGCGGTCGGTGATGGCTTCGGCGGCGTCGTCGTCGATGTAGTGCGTGCGCACGGTGATGGACGACTGTCCGGCGGGGATGGTGATGCCGTCGGAGGCGACGACGAGGGTTCCCCGGTCCAGGCCGGGTCGCAGCAGGTTGGGTGCGGCGCCGCCGTCGACGGCCTTGTCCCCGAGGGCCATGCGGGCCTGGGATTCGGTGCCCAGGGCGAGGGAGGCGCGTGTGTGGGCGCCTTCACGCACGAGCTTGGGGAGGTTCTCGTTGGTCGGGTCCTGGGTGCCCT from Streptomyces sp. FIT100 includes these protein-coding regions:
- the xerC gene encoding tyrosine recombinase XerC, which codes for MAKRANGEGSITIRKDGTYHGRVYVTTTSGIRKRVSVYGKTRDDVREKITNLQSQENQGIPVPDTNMRLEDYLTYWLATVVRVNRRPKTYQGYESVARVHLVPGLGRKKIRTLRAAEVRTWLAAVSGECQCCKHGWDKDRREPECCAAKPKECCRSLLSRRMVQSIHAVLRNALQNAVREELIVRNVAQLVQVPTPSYDTGKGLSVASARLLLRESAGDRLHALYVLALVLGMRRGEVLGLRWDAVDLDRETLTVDRALQRVDGELRLVQPKTAASVRTVPLPPVVVKVLTEHRERQAQERAVAGIEWKENGLIFTSRIGTPLEPDNLRRSWYPLRKRLGLEIRFHDLRHSAVSLLLDLGVPPHIVRQIVGHSDIGVTMKVYAHASLDEQRKALRKLGDTLS
- a CDS encoding helix-turn-helix domain-containing protein is translated as MSSALPTSHQALTVPEVMSALRMSRFKVYDLIRTKRLPSFTEGRSRRIPADALATYMKNRLEEAA
- a CDS encoding DUF3631 domain-containing protein — translated: MTSPIDGAALLDEVEAFHRRFNVFPTEAAYVAVALWDAHAHLLDCFDSTPRIAFLSPEPGSGKTRALEIVETLVPQPMTAVNASAAALFRSVSGGDGKPTILFDEIDTVFGPKAGDNEELRGFLNAGHRRTGVTYRCIGDGGQQTVQAFPSYCAVAVAGLGSLPDTILSRSVIIRMRRRARNEKVEPFRARIHEAEGHKLRDRLATWAEQARGFVMGAWPDMPDGVTDRPADVWEPLIAIADAVGGHWPERARGACVTLVTASKVNDKGSLGVRLLTDLRDHVMVGIDRLPTVAILDRLNALDDAPWADLNGKPLDNRRLSKMLAEYMTADNEPIASRNIKAAGSVLKGYYAADLWDAWARYCPPPPESPLPPLPGTENVA
- a CDS encoding bifunctional DNA primase/polymerase, whose product is MTHDPRPALLRAALDAAQHGWHVFPLRPGTKRPALHGKGTCAGTGECADGHQKWEQRATTAPDRIHAAWSRAPFNVGIATGPSGLVVVDLDTPEHKGSSDAPNGAATFGALCERAGQAVPETYRVRTASGGTHLYFTVPPGVRLGNTAGTVADSVDTRARGGYVVAAGSTLPAGHYEALCAPVPAALPPWLHTILQPALKASQAPSRAVAEQSRRYADVALANEARNVAMSQLGAREAALFRAARALGRFVAWGDLPRHTVEDALQEAGETAGLTVSECRSTLRSALNWSITHNSRRSETA